Genomic window (Mus caroli chromosome 14, CAROLI_EIJ_v1.1, whole genome shotgun sequence):
tgtgtatgttgtatgcgagtggtatacatttgtgtgtcttcgtgtgtgttgtatttgtgcGTGAGGCATGCTCATGAGTATAaagatgtgtgtgcctgtgatcaTGTTTGTGAAGGCAgaacaggtctctctctctctctctctctctctctctctctctctctctctctctttccttgggacagggtctctcacagaactgGAATCTCATTATTGGCTAGACTGGATGTCCAGCGAGCTTGGATCAGCTTGTCTCTGACaccagtgctggcattatagacaTGCATAGCTATGCTTGGCTTCTTATGTGGTTGTTGGTgactcaaactcagattctcatgctaTAAAGCAAGTGCTCACACCTGCTGAGCAGTTTCCCAGTATTGTGGTTTCCACCAGGGAAGACTGTGTGTACACAGGTTTAAACCAGAAAGTCTGGTGACTGCACTGGAAATTATTCAGGATTCCAATGTAGTCCCAAgcttttctcagggtgagctttgaAGCACAAAACCATATCCTGTGTTGACATATTTTAATTAGTaaaaacagacagaagcagaactacagaagccagcAAGCAAGATGAGTAtgtttagagactttcccagaaccaTGTGCTTTGATgagttaggtctttttttttttttttttaggtgatgCTGCCTATGTGCTGGATTTAATGTCCTGAATGGTACTTCTATCATGGCCTCAGTTGTGCTCAGGGCGGAAAATACAGGTTTAGCTTTGTTACTGTACATGCTGAGATCCAGATTTCCTAGCATAATTTGTTACAGAGGATTTCCCTGAATAGTCTGTTTTTGTCAACTTTGTCAAAAACTAAGTGACAtaagtgtgggttcatttctgggtccaGTATCCAGTTGGTCCGAGGTTTATTTTTGTGCTGGCTTCCGAGAAGCTATACCTCCCTGATGCTGTGGCCGGCCATGAAGCTTCCCGAAGTTACTACACCACTGCTAGATCACCTCAACTCAAACAAGCAGAACAGTTTTCTAATGGACTCACTTGgatgctttcctctctctctattccactcttgcctcactgctctagcattcccctacgttggggaccacagcaacttttataaaggaaaacatttaattggggctggcttacagttcagaggtttaattcaTTATTCTATTCTTTCTCTAAATTGAAGTTCAAACAATGATGGTGTCTTTCTCTTTACTCTTTTCTCCAAGATTTATTACCTATGTTGGCTATTCTTGATTGTCGACTTGActactacatctggaatcaattAAAAACCAAGGTTAAGTACACCTGTGATAaatagttccttccttccttccttcctttcttcttcttcttcttcttcttcttcctcttcttcttcttcctcttcttcctcttcttcttcctcctcctcctcctcctcctcctccttcttcttcttagggtttctattgctatgaagagacaccataaccacagcaattttttactttttattttattttatttattggttattttatttatttacatttcaaatgttgttcccccttcctggtttcccctccacaaaccctatcccatccccctctccctgatTCTGTGAGCAAGCTCCCCCGCCTACTcttgcctcactgctctagcattcctcTACGTTGGggaccacagcaacttttataaaggaaaacatttaattggggctggcttacaggtcagaggtttaATTAATTAttgtcatagcaggaagcatggcagcatgcatgcaaacatagtgctggagagggagccaAAAATTCTACATCTGAATCTTCAGGCAGctggaagagacaggaaggaatgCTGGTGACAAATTGGTATCTGCTAATAAACTCTAGAAATtgtactttttcttctctcaagaGCAGGTAACTGGGCTACATCACTGAAATGTGAGGTTTCTCAAGTAAGGCTTCCTTGGTGGTCATCTGTAGGACACTAAATGATCCATCAGCCATCCACATTCAACATAAATTATTCTAGTTCTTTTAGAGGGGTGGAAATGATCTTAAAGTGGATGGgataaagaaggagaaaggagtcaGCTGTGGGAAAGGAAGTGGTACTTCAgtttgacttccttccttccttccttccttccttccttccttccttccttccttccttccttccttccttccctcttatcttctttttgagacagagtcttactgggTGGTCAGGCTGACCTCACATATAGCAATCCACCTAGCAGATTTCCAGGTGCTGCTTACAGGCATATACTCCTCTGATCAGctgactcatttttttctttaaaaattttaaaatcattagttaattagtgtgtgtgtttcatagGCACCTGTGTGCTCTAGTGTCATGGCATGCTTGTAGATGGCAGAGAAAAActtgaagtcagttctctttttccaccatatgggtccagggattgaactcagatcgtcaggcttagtggcaagcatctttaccagcTGAGACCTGTCCCTGGCCCTCACTGCTTGCTTTATGTTGAGACTGAATTCTTACTAACAATCTTGTAATACAAAATCACTTGCTTTATTGATGAGCTTGGCATTTGTACATATAATTCTGAAGTAGTTACACTTTGTGGATGAATTTGTCTATGATCTCAAGGTCTTTCATCAACAACCTGGCACAGTGACTTAAATGACATGAAGAAACCTGTCATGACGTCTAgattctgtttatttattgtttgtggtGAAGACTGAAGCCAACTCCTCAAAGATGCCTAGGAGCACTTTACTAATGAGCTGCTTTGCCATCTTTACACGTGCCCCTTTTACTATTTCTCAAATGCATGATTCTTTAATTACTTAGATGTTTAAAGCTTGACACACTGTTCTAGGACTGTAATGCTCCTCTTTCTGATCATGTCTACTTTCTGCTGCTATGGTCTTTCTGCAAGGCAGGGGTGGTGTTATACTAATATATTTCTGAAGTTAAGTCTCTCCAAGACCTCACTCACCCAAAGAGATGAAATTTACAACAAATAAGAACATGCTTTTAAGTTGTTGACTGTTTGTTTAGAGCACAAATACTTGGATCTTCCTCCTCCAGTTTCTTTGAGCTCTGGTTTTCCAGGTGAAACAGGTAACAGGAATAGCTGATTCTATCTtgagtttatttctattttttatttattttaagaacgTACTCTTTGAAAATTCCAcgttttaaaaaggtttatttatttattattatatgtaagcacactgtagctgccttcagacataccagacgagggcgtcagatctcattacggatggttgtgagccaccatgtcgttgctgagatttgaactcaggacctctggaagagcagtcagtgctcttaaccactgagccatctctccagacccctgaaaattccatttatgtatatattaatctTGATCACATTCATCCACATCACTCTTTTCTGTCTCCCGTCTCCCTCCTACTTCTTGAGTTTAATAAGGGCTGCTTGCATGAGCCTGAGTGAAGGCCTATTCACGACTTACCAATAGTTACACCATCAAAGGAAAATGGCTATTTATCCCTTCAGCAGCCATAAACTGCCAATAGCTATCCAGACAGGGGAGGAGCCTCATGGCCTTTTCTCCCATCTGAGTCTGTGGGTACAGTGGCTCAATCTATCCAGAAGTCAGCATTTCACGGTactctcttccattttctatcTCTTCCTCCATGTACCCTGAACCTTGCatggggtgatggtggtggtagatgTCTTGTTTAGAACCCAGTGCTCAACAGTTGATTCTTCTCAGTGGTTTGAATCTTTGTATtaactgctgcccactgcaaGCAGAAGCTTTGACCAAGCACTAATCTACAggtataagcataaatatttgaAGTCAGTTTGGTGTGGAGAGCATTTGGGGGGTAGCTTGGCAgaaatctgacattggccaaggacaaggaaatgggctccaggcaggaatctgacatccCAGCAAGAtaaggaagtaagttcaggcaagAATCTAAATTTAGGCTATAATAGGGaaggaattttaatcttagggtggaacaaatgaagtaggcttcaggcaagaatttgggcttggacaaggaagtgggctcaggTGTTTTGGTCATTCTGACAAGCCTTTGGAAACAACTGTCATAGGAGTAATCATTGGAatttgcttactgccttgctagttccttattgtactgctctCCATTAATActtgcatataattaaaatggtataaaagtggattgggaaaaattaaacctcccttcagtctcagaattgactggggtcaggCTACAATGCTGtctaattgctttttttttttctttttaatcttcactCCTGAGCTGGAGTACCTattgactgactgagcaggcttggtcaGTTTGCtaacatgtccatttagcaaaacaacactGTAGGTTCCTCTTCAGGgccaggtttacagtaccagcTGAGTTTCTTCCTGTAGGGCCAACCTCAAATCTAGTTAGAAGTTAACCCCACAACACACATGCCACCCTTGTACCAGCGGGTAccatgactttatttttattttaaacgtttttataattttatttattttaatatgcactggtgttttgcctgcatgtgtgtcttgtatgaggatgtcagatcccccggaacaggagttacagacagttgtgagccgccatgtagctgctgggaattgaaccgggatcctctggaagatcggccagtgctcttaactgctgagccatctctctagccccatgaaggctttattttatttatttaaaatatttatttaattttgaattttgaatatgCATGTTCATGAGTATATCAATGTGAGTGTGAATGCctacagagactagaagaggatgtcagagctcctggagtttgagttacaagtggttgtgagctacccaagATGGGTGCTGACAATCAAATCCacttcctctgcaagaacagcaagttctgTTAACGACTGCtccgtctctccagcctgatgctttaatgtttaaagaaacatttcaggACACTTTGCCAGCAATGTtttgatttggaaaaaaataaaatcggATTGATAGTTATTAGGGAtgagaaacaaaagaatactGTGTCTGTCATGGGCTTACAGTATATTTGGAGTAAAATGATGAGTGTCATATAGGACAGATTGTCACATGGTCTGTCATAAAGTAACTGGGCATAGTGGcttatgcttgtaatcctagcactgcagAGGCCGAGGCTGGTGGATTGCTGTTTGTGACTTCAAGCTTACTAtgtttctcaggctggccttgaactcctgatctggTTGCTTAGTctcttaagtgctaggatcataggCCTGCACCAGCAGGCTTGggagaaaattaaatttgattATGGTATAAATGAGGAGTAAAAGGAGACATGACTAGTTAGGAATCAGTTTGGTATATAAGCATGGTGGCAGTAAACAACAGGAAGGAAccattaataattatattatccTAGttagatttctattgctatgacaaggGACTAAGCAAACACAACTTACAGgaggaaataatttatttggcttacagctTGTAGTTCACCATcaagggaagctaaggcaggaacttgaggtaggaacttggaggcaaaggcctgaagcagagaccatggaggagtgctgtgtGATGGCTTGCTCAGTTACCTTCCTTTCGCCACCCAGGACCACTTGTTCAAGGGTGGCGCCACCtgcagtgggctaggccctcatCTACTAATTAGCAATCAGgaaaataccccacagacatgtccaccgGCCAATAGGATAAAACCAACTCTTCAACAGAGGTCCCCTTCTCTCaggtgtgtcaagctgacaaccaaaaTTAACTATCAAAATGAGTCAGGATTTTCAAGTTCAGCTACTTGGGGGAGTATTGATGCCATGGACAAGCAAATCCCACAGAGTTTGGATGGGCCTGACTAAGGGTGAAGACAGTGAAAACAGGAGCGTGGTTGGcgttgttttatcttattttccttCCAAAGTTTCTGGTATAATTATGTGCTTGCTAAGATGTACCTGCATTAGTGTTTGCCTCTGCCTTACACAAAGCATCTTCTCCTCTCAGGAAGTTGTTAGATGGTAAAAGTCATGCAcctatttatttctaaaatagtcTACAATGAAAAGATTACGATAGGAAGTTTCTTCCAATTTTAATTAAACTCAGTTTAGTTTAAACCATTATCGTTGTTGAGCATTTGTCCCACCGGGAGCAGTAGTTAAGAACTTGGCagctatgatgatgatgatgatgatgatgtgtgtgtgtgtgtgtgtggtccctgAGCCACTGGCTACTTATCTCCACCCACATCCCTTCTACCTGCTGTTAGCCTCTTCAGGGCAGACTTCACTTCCTGGTTCCTCAGGGTGTAGATGAGGGGATTCAGTAATGGAGTGACAACAGTGTAAAATACAGCAACTGCTCCATCGAAGGGACTCTTGGAACCTGCCCGAAGGTAGATGAAAATACAGGGGACATAGTAGACGGTGACCACAGTGAGATGGGAGCCACAGGTGGAGAAGGCACGCTTCCTGCCATCGGCAGTGCGTATCTTCAGGATGGCATGAACTATGTTGGCATAGGAAAGCAGAATCAGCATGAAGCAACTGGCAGCCACTACCCCAATATCCACAAAGGTCACCAGTTCATTGATAGTCGTATCGGCACAGGCCAGTCTCAGCACTGCAGGAATGTCACAGATAAAATAATCTATTTGGTTGGGCCCACAGTAGGGCAATCTGAAGGTCAGAGTGGCTTGAATAGACCCATGGATGGAGCCAGCCACCCAAGCTCCAGCCACTAGGACTGTGCATAATTTTCCATTCATGAGCACAGGGTAGCGAAGAGGCTTGCATATTGCCAGGTACCTGTCATAGGCCATCAAAGTGTAGAGGAAGCACTGGGTGCTGCCTAGGAAGTGGAAAAAATATAGTTGAGCTACACAACCACCAAATGGGATAGCCTTGCTGGCGGGAGTGAAGTTTAAAATAAGTCGAGGAACAATGACTGAGGAGAGCCACATGTCCAGGAAGGAGAGCACACCCAGAAGAATGTACATGGGGCGGGCATGCAGCTTGGGGTCAGCCCACACAGTGAGCAGGATGAGCAGGTTCCCCAGCTGTGTCAGGATGTAAATGAGGAAGAAGACCAGGAAGAGGAAGGTTCTTAGATTTGGGGGGTGAGCCAAGCCCAGGAGAAGGAAATCTGTCACCACAGCGTCCAGCGaggtgtttctgtttcttctcatgTCTTAGTCTGTTAAGATGAACCATGCAGTTAGACAAGGGAAatgcagagagggaggaggtaaAATGATGCTTTTGTTTGATGATCAGTGGCTAGCGGGAGAGAAATGTTTGTGtataaaattgttttgaaagAAGAGTTGGTGTCACTTATTAATTATTTAGGTTTATGTGGGGGAAAAATAACCCAGAGGCTGGTTGTTTTGGTGGATGTATGGATCCTCTTGTTCAGTGAGGGGCAGCAAGGAGCAATATTGCACAGATCAAGGAACAGAAGAAActgtcagctataggatggactGATAAGTTCAATCAGAAAGGATTTTAATGAAGGGATGCTAAAGCAAATGCAGGGCTAAGATCATGTGTTCCCCCTCACTGACCTCACTGCCACTTTGCCTATTTGTCTACAGCTAAGAATCAGCTATACTCACCATAGCATGCAAAATGTGCAGTGTCTGGCCCTTCTTCACCATTCTGTCCGTTTCCACCTAGTGTTTGGTGCATCCCTAAGACTGAAGTGTGCTCCTGGATGTGCTTTGCACATAGCATTTCCCTGGGTGGGACCCGTTCTTCCCTTCAGCCTTGTTTAGGGGAACATTACCTTTAAGAATTCCTTTCTGATTCTTGATGGTGATGACATACACCTTTTCAATAACTATCTTACTCTATTTACATAGTCTAATTCCTCATCAATCTTTCCATTATTCAATTGCTAGTGAATTTAAAGTGATAAATAATTCAATCTTGCTTGTTGGACCCTTCTACTTCTTTGAGGCCAAAGTCAGTCTTTGGGATTATACAATATGGATCTAGTTTCGTGAGAACAAATTCTAGCGATCACTCATGCTCTTTAGTATTTCAGAATATTGTTTcgttttattgatttatatatctATTGATTTAGATTGAATTTTGTAAAATGCAGAATTACAAAGGAACTTTTTATTGTGTGTTATAAAAGCATTGACCAGCACATGGTTGTTAGCAAGCTTGTgcttgtatatacacacagatttcTGTTTGCCATCCAGGAGCTCTTTCTAAAGAATGTTAAAGATTTCAAATACCTGACCCAACCAGGTGACAAGGAAATGCTTTCATACTGCTTCTTGCTTACCAAGAAGTCACCACCAAGGTTTCTATCACAGAGATTCTCCCAGGTACACAGGGCCAAGCAGACATGTACCAAACTATGAATCAAATATCTTTCCtctcttaaaagaaacaaaaaaccaaaacctccaAAACTagcctaccaaccaaccaaccaaccaaccaaccaaaccaaaaaaccctcccAAGTTCCCCAAACCCCTAAGATCCCAcccacaacagcagcagcagcaacaacaacaaccactcccaaaataaaaacaaaaagacaaagaggaaagacttgttaattcattgtttttgctgaataaagatttttttcctatccCAGAGTTAAAAATGCATTCATCTGCCATTTAACCATAAAGTATCTAtagttttgtgaatatttttagaAGGCAACAAAATTATAGCCATGTTTAACCATTTAGCCACCATCAAAAACTCTCACAGGGGATGGCAAGATGGTTTGGTGGTTAAGGGCTCTTGCTGACAgactgacaacttgagttcaattcctgggacccacacagaagagaagaacaaattcttgaaagttttcctctgatcttcatacccatgcctgtgtgtatacacatgtgtacacacacacacacacacacacacacacacacacacacacacacacacctctacttctccaaatagatttttatcttattttctaaaataagaatTTCTGTGTTAAAGTATTATCCCTaatgctgctgctactgctgctgttctgAGACAGTCTGTGTCTCtagacacacatgtaaataaagaagttCAAAATTTGAGGTACGGTATTCAGGACATATCTTGGATTTTCCAGATATAGATTTTTAGAACAATAGAGCATGTTTTTGCCAAAGATTTGGGTCAGATAATGAGACTAGAACAGGCCAGGCTAGCttaaaagaagcaaagacagactACCCAGGATCCTCCTGCACTGCCTCTCCCATTCTTTAGCTTCCTGTGTCATGTGATTTGTTagtctctttcttgtttttagttGTTGAAACTTTCAAAAATGTTGCAAATAGTTTGAGTATATCCACTCTGGCTGATTAAATAATCAAGATAttctaaaaaaaatccaaatattaaTTTGTATCTGATAATGATAAAATTATCTTGAAATATGGTCAGAATCTAATCAGAACACATAAAAACACTGAATGGCTAAAATTCAATATAAAGGCACTGCACAATAAGACTCCAGTGACATCAGAGACTAAATGGCACATCTCTGAAAAGTAATTGAAGTTAAAGTTTTAGGAAGGCTGTGAGGATAGTCAGAAGAGTGCCACTGAGGCGTTTAAGGATGCGAAGGGTAGGGAAACATTACCGAGGCCTCTTACATCTTGGGACCCCAGGATGAGCTGCTTGTGTGCATCCTGGACCTAGGTCAGGCTTCTCTGATATGAGCATATTTCCTGGGGAGGTTTAAAGTGTGTGAAGCAGTTCCCTAGCAGAGTGAAACATTGGATTTCTACAGTGACCCTGGAGATCTGGGGTACTAGGGAAAAACAGGTAAGAAATTCTGAAGATGGGGAGGGAAACTGGCTGAGTGCTGTGTTCAGTGTGCTCAAAGGACGCCTATTTATGATGGGGCAAGTATCTAGTCTGAATATGTTTCTGGCAAGGGCATTTACCTTCCCCCTCCTTCATTCAGTTAGATGTCCTGATAAGGACAGGCAGATCAAAGGGAATGTAGAGTATCCTGGGCACACTTTAAGTCCTCCACAGAGTAGATTTCTGTCCTTTACCATAGATAAAAAGAGCTTACCTTGGAAGAAACCTAGCCCCTCTTCAATGGAGAGGAAAGTGCATCTGGCCTGCCTTTGTTTCTGCATAGCTAACAACACCTCCTCCTGAGCCATTCCCTGCTCTTGCCTTTCATTGCTAtcataataaaaagagaaagtaaaaaaagaTATTAAGCTTTCTGAGTCCTCTTTTCAACTTTATAAAAGTCAAACTTATCCTAGTAGTTGGggaaagttccagaaagaaatggaaagagactaACGTTTAGACCATACAATCTGGTCTCCAAGGCTGGGTGGAGCGCTTCTCCACACTGCTTCCTCTTAGACTTACCTGTATAGAGCTGCAGAATTGGTTGGTTGTCCCTGAGTGGACTTGTTCTGCAGAGAGATGCTGTCCAGAGGCTCAGTCCAGCCTGTGGTACAGGGctcctctctctgttttaaaaaggatttaGCATTCTTTCAGGAGTTTGCCCTATAGGCAAATGCCCTTCATGGCTCTCCAAGGAGTGTGACTTCTATATCTCAAGTCACCAGTTTTTATCATGTTGCTTTTCTCCATCTGATTAAGGGAGGGGGGCAAGAAGAAGCACTGCCTAGAGATTCGAAGCAGAATTCTGATCTCAAGGGAAATCCTACTGCAAAGTATTCCCCTAATGAGGTCTCCCTCCTTTGAGAGAGGGATCAGGCAACATGAACAGTAGCTGTCTGGAAAGGGGGAGGTGGAGAATGCTCACATGTATGTGAGCTCTCAGTATGTGTTTTCAGTGTGCTCTGCTGACTTCTTTGCTGTGCCTCAGGATCTCTATTTATCCCCTTGTCTCTCACATACTTACCCTGCTCTGGCTGCTTCCTTTTAAGATGCTATTGAGTGGATGAAATGTCCCTTGACCTTCCTCTTCTCCTATTTAGTCTTCTGGATTCCTGTTAATACTATTGGACATACTGTATTTGCCCATCAAATTATTTGTCTCCCTCCCCTAGAATGTAGACTTCATAATAGTACTTTGGCTCACTGTGTAATTCTTGGCACCATTTATCATAGTGCTTTTCATgtagtaggtttttgttttttttttagatttatttattattatatctaagtacactgtagctgtcttcagacacaccagaagagggcgtcatatctcattatgggtggttgtgaaccaccatgtggttgttgggatttgaactcagaagagcagtcagtgctcttaatcgctgagccatctcgccagcccccattTAGTCGGTTCTTAATAGATACCTTTCAATGAATGCCTTgagcagaaaaaagaaagccatggTTTCAAATATGACCCCCACATTTAAGGTTACCTGgagtagggctggggagatggataaGTGGATAGAAGTGTTTGTTgagtgcatatatacacatacaccacacacatatatgtgtgtgcgcacacacatgaacaaatacaTGTGAATACAGCATGTACCACCTCACATACattgacacacacataaacacatgaatataTCATATACCACCccacatgtacccacatacatgttcaacacacacaagaacacataaatacacaagtATACATATGGATATaccatatatcacacacatatatataccacacatgtacatacacacagcacatatatggaaatatacaCTATATATCCCACATGAGTAAACCATACACATACCaactacacatatacaaacacacagagacagagaggagaaagagagagggagagggagagggagagggagagagagagagagagagaaagagagagagagagagagagagagaNNNNNNNNNNNNNNNNgagagagagagagagagagagagagagagagagagaacaaagttaCTTGGAGTATTCTTGATATCAAATTGATTTCTACATGTGCCCTTATGTCTATATTCCAAGACAAGTCACTCAAGGCAATTCTGTCACCTGAGActtgtgtgggttctggagcCAGTGAGTGACAGTGgctggaaatgaggaaaggaacccaaagagaccagaatggtttctttgaaaattgtttatACCCttaggaccagcaagatggcttagtgggtaaggatGCTTGCCACAAAGTTTGCTGTcctagttagggcttctattgccaTGATCAAACACCATGGCCTAAAGCCacttatagaagaaagatttatttcagcttatagttctatatcacagtccatcactgagggaagtcaaggcaggaactcaaacaggacctAGAGGTAGGAAATGAAGCAGAGCccatgcttactggcttgcttttcatggcttgttcagctacttctttatagcacccaggactaccatcccaggagtggtaccacccacactgagctgggccctcccacatctatcatcagtcaagaaaatgtgcCATAAGTTTGCCTTCAGTCCAATCTGGGAAACATTTTCACAATCTCTTGAGATTCCCTCTtacaaaatgactctagcttccGTCAAGCCGACATAGAGTCAGTTAGGATACCTGTacacctgagtttgaaccctgagacccacatagtaaaaggagaaaatcaatttTCACAAGTAGTCCTCCAAACTGTACATATGCACCATGGTGTGTATATGGCCCTGCCAAAAATGATATCTctagtaaaaaatgaaaaaggaaaaccacGTAGCCTATCTGCATCTGATGAAATTAGGAAATCGGTGGATCAGGGCCCTATACCCCAGGGCTAGGCGGGAACCACACCCACTGCCACGGAATTCCTTTTCTAATATTCAGGGGAATCAGAGTTTCAGTAATCTGAAAAAGCTTGGAAGATAGTGGATGATACCCAGGCACAGTCTGCCAGAGCCTCCaggaataaaatgaagaaatgtcaGATTATACAGGGACAGGGTCAGTGTTCACAACTGGACTCCTGAAGGACCATCCTGAAGTGTGACCAGCATCAGAGACCCCATCTATGAGGCGCCATATGAATTTGACCAGAACTTGTACCCAATCTTCCAAAGAAAGAGCTGGAAGGGAGGTCAGGATGCCCCACTGCAAAGGAACTCTCAGGGATAAGACAAGTTTCCAGGCGCTGCAAAGAAATATCAATAGACTTGAGACTGGTCCAGGAATCAGTGCAGACAGCACTCAGCTGCTTCCCCTCCTTCATATTTATCCTACTATTTTATACACATTAATTTTGCCAGTCAACTCATTCCTACTT
Coding sequences:
- the LOC110309574 gene encoding olfactory receptor 10G2; protein product: MRRNRNTSLDAVVTDFLLLGLAHPPNLRTFLFLVFFLIYILTQLGNLLILLTVWADPKLHARPMYILLGVLSFLDMWLSSVIVPRLILNFTPASKAIPFGGCVAQLYFFHFLGSTQCFLYTLMAYDRYLAICKPLRYPVLMNGKLCTVLVAGAWVAGSIHGSIQATLTFRLPYCGPNQIDYFICDIPAVLRLACADTTINELVTFVDIGVVAASCFMLILLSYANIVHAILKIRTADGRKRAFSTCGSHLTVVTVYYVPCIFIYLRAGSKSPFDGAVAVFYTVVTPLLNPLIYTLRNQEVKSALKRLTAGRRDVGGDK